The region CGTCACGATCCCCGCCGCCTGCTTCGCCTTCACCGCTGCTTCCATCGCGGGCTTGATGGCTTCGAGCTTGGTGGTGTCGAGAGCCGGGAGAAGGCTGGGAAAGAGGGCGAGGAGGAGAAAAGCGCGAAGCATTTGGCATGAACGCACGCCGATGACAGGGTATTGCAGCACATGGAGTGTGATGAGATTTCGGAAATTTATCCGACCCTGACCCTCTGTCGCATCACATCTATTTAACGGCCCGATGATAAAGACGAACGTCAATGTGATTCCGTCGTTATTGGTGAAGGTTGCGGTGTCCGGTGGCGCCGCGTTTTACGGACGCAACCCCTTTGGGGTTGATCGAAGAGCACATGTCTGATGCCTTGGAGACCCAGGGTTGTGCCAACCCTGGGCTGAATGCCACAAGCCCTTTGGGCTTGGGGGAAAGGGCGAAAGGTGAGTAATGACGGAGGTTGTTGGCCGTCAGGTTTTTTAAGCCCAAGGGGCTTGTGTATTTGAGCCCAAGGTTGGAACAACCTTGGGATAGGACGATGATGTGAATCGATGAAGGGCGAACCTCAAAGAGGTTCTGTCCAAGGTGGGATGAGGGAGCGATTCGACAGAAGGCCGCAACCCCTTTGGGGTTGATCGAAGAGCACATGTCTGATGCCTGGAGACCCAGGGTTGTGCCAACCCTGGGCTGAATTCCATAAGCCCTTTGGGCATGATCTTTGTCTGCAGACCATATTCAAACCTGATCCAGGGTGTAAATCCAAAGCCACAAAGAAGAATCCAATGAGCGAGGATGGCCGTCCCGTTCAAAGCGACTAAGTCAAACAAAAACCCCTGGCTCACGAATGAACCAGGGGTTGAACAACGAATGGTTAGGCCTGACTACTTCCCGGCGCGCACCTCATTCACGAACTCTTCCATGAGGTCCATCGCCTTGACGATGAGCTCGGGGGCGGTGGCGTAGCAGCAGCGGACGAAGCCTTCACCAGCAGCACCGAAGGCGGTGCCGGGGACGACGGCGACGCTCTTTTTCTCGAGCAGGCCGATGGCGAATTCCTTGCTGGTGAGGCCAGTGCTGCGGATCTCCGGGAAGACGTAAAACGCTCCTCCGGGATTGAAGCAGTGCAGGCCCATGCCATTAAGGCGGCTGACGATGACGTTGCGGCGCTGCTCGTAGCTTTGACGCATGTCTTCATAGGCACTGGCACCCATTTTCAGGGCTTCGATGCCGGCCACCTGGCTGAGGATGGGGGCGCAGAGCATGCAGTACTGGTGCACCTTCATCATGGCCTCGATGAGCGGGGCGGGGGCGCAGGCATAACCGAGGCGCCAGCCCGTCATGGCAAAGGCCTTACTGAAGCCGTGCAGGAGCACGGTACGCTCGCGCATGCCGGGGTATTCGACGATGCTCTTGTGCTGCTGGTTGTCATAAAGCAACTCGCAGTAGATCTCGTCAGTGAAGACTAACAAATCATGCTTCACGGCCAGGGCGGCGATCTTCTCCAGCTCCTCAGGTGGCATGACGCCGCCAGTGGGGTTGGTGGGGAAGTTCAGGGCGATGACCTTGGTCTTCGGCGTGATGGCTTTCTCCACATCCGCCGCCATGAGGGCGAATTTGTTTTCCTCCCGCGTCTCGACCACCACGGGCACGCCGTAGGCCATCTTGATGCTGGGGGAGTAGGAGACGTAGCAGGGCTCGTGATAGATGACTTCGTCGCCAGGGTTCAGCATCGCACGGAAGGCGATGTCGAGAGCTTCGGAAACGCCGACGGTGACCAAGATCTCCTTTTTGGGATCGTAGGTCATGCGGAATTGGTTCTCCACGTAGCCACTGATGGCGACACGTAGAGATTCCAGAC is a window of Prosthecobacter dejongeii DNA encoding:
- a CDS encoding pyridoxal phosphate-dependent aminotransferase; the protein is MDYNSKLSTQIRDLPRSGIRDFFELVIGRSDVISLGVGEPDKPTPWPIREAAIRSLEKGQTSYTSNLGLESLRVAISGYVENQFRMTYDPKKEILVTVGVSEALDIAFRAMLNPGDEVIYHEPCYVSYSPSIKMAYGVPVVVETREENKFALMAADVEKAITPKTKVIALNFPTNPTGGVMPPEELEKIAALAVKHDLLVFTDEIYCELLYDNQQHKSIVEYPGMRERTVLLHGFSKAFAMTGWRLGYACAPAPLIEAMMKVHQYCMLCAPILSQVAGIEALKMGASAYEDMRQSYEQRRNVIVSRLNGMGLHCFNPGGAFYVFPEIRSTGLTSKEFAIGLLEKKSVAVVPGTAFGAAGEGFVRCCYATAPELIVKAMDLMEEFVNEVRAGK